In a genomic window of Schistocerca gregaria isolate iqSchGreg1 chromosome 5, iqSchGreg1.2, whole genome shotgun sequence:
- the LOC126273218 gene encoding uncharacterized protein LOC126273218: protein MKLRKPHTRKCSLDDALSLKSVLPMPIMTLCNMETNTPKSKSFRYIGDFWNSDLCTPGRPEKLVDVARWQIIIKARKLRNLQWSSREMMKEVLSLKSLINNLENNRVINESLANLLKSCSNVSVKVKKQTCNHVKTSLSHPRALRKWYSVVAGDPGFSKEAETALRIKIKELISKDYGIDLENNNLPLANEALRFMLTAVNGSWKIPIGYFLVNGLGAVEKSNLLKEALKFTHDAGVKAISVTRWCSCKHCTSRQAKCLSFNTQNEIFFYTPSINPIKWAYVLKLHELQKVDNLLAATKVRTKYNEWYHHKMNVRIAVKKIKW, encoded by the exons ATGAAGCTCCGTAAACCACACACTAGAAAGTGTTCGTTAGATGATGCCTTGTCTTTGAAATCTGTGCTTCCAATGCCTATAA TGACGTTATGCAATATGGAAACGAACACCCCGAAAAGCAAAAGTTTCAGGTATATTGGGGACTTTTGGAATAGTGATTTGTGTACTCCTGGCAGaccagaaaaactggtagatgtggcaAGATGGCAGATTATCATCAAAGCCAGAAAGTTAAGGAACTTGCAGTGGTCATCTCGTGAGATGATGAAGGAAGTCTTGTCTTTGAAATCTTTGATAAATAATCTCGAAAATAATCGTGTTATAAATGAATCCTTGGCTAATTTACTAAAG AGTTGCTCCAACGTGTCAGTAAAGGTAAAGAAGCAAACATGTAACCATGTTAAAACATCACTGTCACATCCACGAGCACTAAGAAAGTGGTACAGTGTTGTTGCTGGGGATCCTGGTTTCAGTAAAGAAGCAGAAACAgcacttagaataaagattaaggaactcATTAGCAAAG ATTATGGAATAGATCTTGAGAATAACAATCTGCCTCTTGCAAATGAGGCATTAAGATTCATGTTGACTGCTGTTAATGGTTCATGGAAAATTCCAATTGGCTACTTTTTAGTCAATGGCTTAGGTGCTGTTGAAAAATCAAACCTACTTAAGGAGGCATTGAAGTTTACACATGATGCTGGAGTAAAAGCTATTTCTGTGACTCGATGGTGCTCATGTAAACACTGCACTAGTAGACAAGCTAAGTGCCTGTCATTCAACACgcagaatgaaatatttttttacacaCCCTCTAT AAATCCAATAAAATGGGCTTATGTATTAAAGTTACATGAGCTGCAGAAAGTGGACAACCTTCTGGCTGCTACAAAAGTAAGAACAAAATACAATGAATGGTATCatcataaaatgaatgtaaggaTTGCTGTGAAAAAAATTAAGTGGTAG